The following coding sequences are from one Humulus lupulus chromosome X, drHumLupu1.1, whole genome shotgun sequence window:
- the LOC133803504 gene encoding stearoyl-[acyl-carrier-protein] 9-desaturase 6, chloroplastic-like, translated as MGSYVLTISIQSKRDPPTCLFIYKQPKPKPKPKPKPLLFTNHKLKTKAMQLLGYSSSSINLPWTQNSLRVSAGAAPPPPLKLHGTHSMPPEKAEIFKSLEDWATKSILPLLKPVDQSWQPQDFLPDSTKPDEEFFDQIRALRDRTAELPDEYLVVLVGDMITEEALPTYQTMINTLDAVRDETGVGSSPWAQWTRAWTAEENRHGDLLRTYLYLSGKVDMVMVERTIQYLIGAGMNPKMENNPYMGFVYTSFQERATFVSHGNTAYMAKKDGDPVLARICGTIAADEKRHENAYVKIVEKLLEVDPNDAMIGIADMIKKKITMPAHLMYDGRDPKLFQHFSSLAQRLGVYTVNDYADILEFLIGRWRLEKIVGLTAEAQCAQDFVCGLAPRIRKLQERVDEKSRKMEPLRAKFSWIFNKEIVL; from the exons ATGGGTTCATATGTGTTAACCATATCAATCCAATCGAAACGAGACCCACCTActtgtttatttatatataaacaaccaaaaccaaaaccaaaaccaaaaccaaaaccatTATTATTCaccaatcacaaactcaaaaccaaAGCCATGCAGCTGCTGGgatattcttcttcttccataAATCTTCCATGGACCCAAAACTCACTCCGAGTCTCCGCCGGGGCCGCCCCACCTCCACCACTAAAGCTCCACGGAACCCACTCAATGCCGCCTGAGAAAGCTGAAATCTTTAAGTCGCTAGAGGACTGGGCCACCAAATCGATTCTCCCGCTTCTAAAGCCGGTGGACCAATCCTGGCAGCCACAAGATTTCCTACCCGACTCAACAAAGCCCGACGAAGAATTCTTCGATCAGATCCGTGCGTTACGTGATCGGACGGCTGAGCTTCCAGATGAGTACTTGGTTGTGCTGGTTGGGGATATGATCACGGAGGAAGCTTTGCCTACGTACCAGACCATGATAAACACCCTCGACGCTGTCAGAGACGAGACTGGAGTTGGCTCGAGCCCGTGGGCTCAGTGGACCCGTGCCTGGACCGCCGAAGAGAACCGCCACGGGGATTTGCTTCGAACGTATCTGTACTTGTCCGGTAAGGTCGACATGGTCATGGTTGAACGGACCATCCAATACCTTATTGGAGCTGGCATG AACCCGAAAATGGAGAACAACCCGTACATGGGATTTGTGTACACATCATTTCAAGAGAGAGCAACGTTTGTGTCTCACGGCAACACAGCATACATGGCGAAGAAGGATGGGGATCCAGTGCTGGCACGCATATGCGGGACTATTGCAGCTGATGAGAAGCGCCATGAGAATGCGTATGTGAAGATAGTCGAGAAATTACTAGAAGTGGACCCCAACGACGCCATGATTGGAATTGCTGATATGATTAAAAAGAAGATCACAATGCCGGCGCACCTTATGTATGATGGACGCGATCCCAAGCTCTTCCAGCACTTCTCATCTCTGGCTCAGCGGCTTGGTGTGTATACAGTTAATGACTATGCTGATATCTTAGAGTTCTTGATCGGACGGTGGAGGCTGGAGAAGATAGTGGGATTGACGGCTGAGGCTCAGTGTGCGCAAGACTTTGTTTGTGGTTTGGCACCCAGAATTAGGAAGCTGCAAGAGCGAGTTGATGAGAAATCTCGTAAGATGGAACCACTTAGAGCCAAGTTTAGTTGGATCTTTAACAAAGAGATTGTTttataa